The Rosa rugosa chromosome 1, drRosRugo1.1, whole genome shotgun sequence genomic sequence TGCTATGTTTATGAAGAAGAAACTTGCCAAATTTTTTAATTCTTCCTACTTCAGGCAGTAGCACAATTTATGATGATGACAAAAAAGTTTCCAAGATTTCTTTATACTATGGTCCTTCAGGCAGTAGCACAATTTATGATGATGACAAAAAAGTTTCCAAGATTTCTTTATACTATGGTCCTTCAGAAAGCTTTactttaaagataataattccAATGATACCAATGAAAAGGAAGTCCACATATCATATTTCAAGTATTTTGCAAGGCAAAATACTAGCTAGCTCAGTCATGACTGAAACTCGATCTAGCACAACCACAGTCCCCAACTCTCTCTCAAGCGCAGTTAACTGTCTTAACATGACATAAACAAACTTCTAAATGTGCTCATCACCTATATGTCTATGACCAATATATGCAGCTTATATAAACAATTAAACACCTCAGTAGAATTAATTTTATgtcataaccaaaattgatttaATCAGTGTAACTCTTTCTTTATGGAGTCCAAAGGAAATAAGAATGTTGCATATAAATTCTTGCAAGTGTACTATTTTGCTTGTTTGGAACAGTAAAACCTATTGCAGGAACTCTGCACTAGTGTCAAATAAGTGGAAGGGTTTCTGATAACTTGTATTAAAGAAAAGTCTCATCTCTATTTGTACAGGAATGGAGAGGGCAAGGTTGTTTGATCTAAACAATTAAATGTACAGACCCCACCCCCCCCCTATGGATCCCGGACAAATCCCACATGAACTTGACATTCCAGAGTATACTGCAACTAGAGAAAAGTGGAGGACTTTAGATTAAAACCATCAATGAAACTACCTTATATAAAAGCATTTCCCCATGCTCACAACGTTCATTATCCGGAGGATGATCATCTTCTAGTGTTCCTTCATATGCTTCCAGAATTTCAACAGCTTTTACGGCACTATTATATAACAAATAACTAGTTAGTGTCCTATACTAAATGATTAAAATAACTATCTATGATCAAACTAACAAATACTATTAGTGTGACTTTAACACATCAGCATGATAGCATCAAAATTTACAGACTTTTAAGTCTGAAAGTAATGTCAAATGCAGTAAGAAGACATTCCAACTAGTGGGACTCAATATCATTACAACTTCAACACATCAACCTAGTAACATCATAGTTTACAAGCTTGAATTCTAAAACTGATGTAAATGTATTAATAAGACATTCTAAATGGTGGGCCTCAAACCTTCACCCCAAGACAGGCATTAGAATGAAAATAAAAAGTACTAGCAGTCATTAGAATTTTAGCAAATCTAAATCATACTTTGAGTTTAAATGATGGGAGACTGCAAAGCCAATCCAATTCATGCGATGATTTGGTTTCAAGGTCAGGAGTTGCTGTCTTGTCTCAACAAATCCTGTCAAATCCCGCATTTGAGCCTGTACCATGATTGGTAAAATGCATCAGCAGCTAATTGAAAGCTAAGAGGATTACACATACATATGAAAAGCTAAATTTTTCAAAAGCCCCATAGGCCGGTTAAAAAAAAGTAGCACAAACATCATATCAGTAGCAAAATCAGCATGCGAAACCAGTGCAAAATACACATAAAGCAGCGAAAGATCCTGACACACTTGAAACATGTATAACCGTTTACAGCTCTAGTAAATCTGTGAAGTAAACTATTTTATTGAGGTGGAAAACTGGGGatggtggtttttttttttgtgggggAGGGGGGGGGCTTGGGGGTGAAAGAGATTTCATCAACACCATATTGATGAACAACTCACGTCATCTGATGTTGgcaatgaaaatacttttgtaCGTCACTTTTCTTTCTTACAGGTTTGAGAGACCCCGAGTTAAAATGCTAACCTAGTTAACTCACATATATACTAGAAGTAGTTAAGAAAAAATTTCAACGTTTCAAATTATGACATTTTAATAGAGATAGAGTAACATAGTTTCATGGACCACAGATGTGTTATAAGACTCCTACAGTCTAAAATGACAGCACGCCTATCCTTGGTTTGCAACTTTCAAAACAATCACACTGCGTTGTACTTTTATTCAGCAAACCATCATGATCTCCTGCTATATAGCATATAGGTGAAACCTCAGCAGTCAGCACCCCAAGATAGttatcaattatatatatactacACTAGGCAAATGAGATGGTCGTGAGATATCAACTGTGAACATCCCTCCAATAGTAGCCAAACAGATGAAATGTTTTGTGACCAATGACGTCAATGTGGCAGAACTAACTATGACCAATGACATCTACAATGAATTCAAATTCCAAACAACCATGAAATGGTTCAGGCATGCTGGTAAAATCCTTTGAatcttatctttttttttctagaaAATCGCAGTTAAGgaagaaaaaaggaaagaaaaaaaacgcaCATAAAAGTTAACAACAAACAATGATGTCTTATCAATATTTACAGAAGAGCATTGACATCGAAtgagtaattaaaaaaaaaaatcacaagtcGGAAATCTTGCAGCAAAGAAAATCCAACATTtggatttctttttttttatcagtaTCTTTAGGACATTTACAAAGCATACATCAAGGTACATGTGGCAATTGCTAGTCTGAACATTCCATGTCAAGAACAAGTACATTACCAGTGTCTTGTTTTCCTTTGGTCAAACAAGACTATCATCAGGTTGAACACAAAGTAATAATACCATTCAACAGACTTTTACTTTTGTTATAAGCTAGTGGCATCTAAAGCATACCTGTAAGAGGGACAGGTCACGTAGTATTTCAATATTGTCTGGATCTATCTTTAGCGCATTTCTATAGCATTTAATTGCCTCCCTGTACTCTCTGTCAGATCGATAAAGCAGACCATACACATGCCAGCAAACATGACTTTTGAGATCATTCTGCGTGAAGACAAAAAAGTAACCCAGGATTAGCTAACAAAGTGATCGAGCAATCATTTTGGAACCAACACTATCAAAAAAGTTAGAAATATCATTCTAACCTTTAGTCCTATCCGGACAAGTTCATATGCTTCAGATTTACGGTCCATGCAATTCAATGTTAACCCCTTCATTGATAAAGTTTCTGGAAAAGGCAGCACAAgtcaaaaaaaattaagtcTTTCCATTTGTGTGGACACaaatataaaaattatatttattaaCATAACAATATCTTAATGTGAAAAAGCAGTCTACcatataaaaaaatttatgaaaaataaaaacgaTAACAATGAAAATTAACAAATTAACATAATCAAGTAACCACTCAAGAAACAACCATGAGTATGAGCAAGCCAGAACTGAAACATGGCAAATTAAAACACACTCATGTATATTCAGCTTCAAAGATCAGACTACACTTAATAAGTGGAATGATGCACAAAACACACCATAACAAACAAAAATATTCATAAACAGTTATTGCATTTGAAAAAGCATACCTCCATGGTCTGGGAACTTCTTCAATATGGCGTCTGCTGCCTTCAGACCCTTCTTATATTGTTTAGTTTCATATGATTTCTGAAGTGACATAGAAAGCAAAAGCAATTTCAATTAGTACCAGCAAGATTTCAGGTAATTATTTTGTGCTATAAATAATTTTGATTAGATTGCCAATTGTACACATTCAAAAGATGTTTCATAATTACACTAAATCAACAAGACAAGGTAGCAAAATCATATGCATGTAGATAAGTCAATAGCTCATAAAAATTAATCTGCGCTTATGACTTTGATACCTAATTCCAGCAATGTACCACCCAATATATTTCCTTTAACACGGCAAACATATGTTTTCCATTTTACAAATTCAACTGATTTTATCAAAAAGAACAAACAAACCCAGAGGGTAAATGTGCGTAATGCAGTCATGGTAGTGTATCTCAGTAGGGTTTGAGTGAAGTATTTGCTAATCCACATGGGTAggcattctttttttctttctttttttcgaaaaaaaaaaacatcttttATTGAAAACTCAAGAAAAGCATAATACCACAAGGTGGACAAGAAATCCACATAAAATAAAGCGAGGCAAACAGCCTAGATAAAGCCCTAGACTATGGCTGCTTTCAAATTGAACAAATTACAAGGTATAGTTCCTAAACTCCCCACAAACAGAAGCTAAAGAGACGCCCGGAACCTAACTCTCTCCCAAAGTAATCCCACCTCTTCACTTCAAAGATTCTTTTATTCTTTCCATCCACACCACCCAAAGAACAGCTACCACCCCATATTAACCTTGGCCTGTTTTTCCCTTGCCAAAAGCAGAAGCTTTGTGGCTTAGCAAATCAATCCTTCCTACTGAGTTCTCCCGCATCACTCCAGCCTCCCTATATAAGTAAATAGCTTTTCCCACAAAGACGCAACAACTTCACAGGTGCACGAATACATGATCAACACTCTCCCCCTGCAACTCTATACCATAATCTACAAGATCATGACCGAACCTTGCACGGTGCATTAGGCAATTCTAAATATGTCCCAATAGAGCTAAAATACACCCTCGAATACCAAAGATAAGGAGGTCTGTATGATTATATCCCAAGTACCAAACTTTAACCTCTGAGTTTACTCGAAATACTTAATGCTAATAATAACCAATCAAGTACCAAAATTTAAAGCTTTACAGTCCCTAAACCCACCACAACAATCTTATACAATTCATTGACCACGAAAACCACAAACTTCAACTAAGCTTGACCATTCGTTTTGCTTAAAAACCCCACAACCAATCACAAACAGccccaattactacacctcctTCGAGGACAGAAGAAAGCAAAGAGCCGAACAATAAATCTAGGGTTTTACTCATtcagctgttttttttttttgttttttttttctgagtttGTTCTCCGTGAGTGAGAGATTGTGATCGAGGTTGGATCACATTGAGTACaagtaaaaaaaagaaagggggAGGGAAATCGGAGCTTACGACGATGAGCTTGAAGAGGTTGGCCTCTTTGGGAGGGAGTGAGGCACCCATTATTGCAGAGGAGAAAGGGGGTCCAAGTCGAAGAGGGCTTGCTTAGTTCTCCGACTGAGTCTTGTGAGTGGGGCGTCAAAGAGCTGCTGcgtgttgagagagagagagaaagaaagtggTGGCGTTTATCTGCTGCAACCCTACTGTGAGGCAGAAGCAaaagagcgagagagagaatataATATGACCTTGCAAGTTTTggattttcctttttctttttctttttcctcttattacttgagccttttttttttctttttttttccagacccacaaaaaaaaaaaagataaattggttttctctctttttttttgtttttttttttttctcgataCAACAAACGGTATAGTTTAGTGGCATAGTCTTTTCTTTGTAAGTGAGAGATAGCTGGTCGAACTCACGGGCAAGTATCTAATAAGGGATAGTGTATTAAAACACGATGGTATTTAAGTAATTTCACATAGTGTCTAATAAGCATATACTCTAAGGCCTCGTTTAGTTGCCGGAAAGGAAATTAGTTCCTTGGTCTTTCCCATAAACATGAGAAAGTAAATTTCGCACTAATTTTCCTACCAATTTTTGGAAACACTGGGAAAGTAATAGGAAaatgtattttactttcctttccgatGTTTGGTTTGTGCATGAATAAGAAAATATGTAACATTAATTTTTCGATTATATCCttattatcaaaacataaataatTCAAGATTAAAATGTTTCGTGGATAATTTGGTGATAACGAGCATTAAAATCATCTTTAGAGTAAGCAATTAATGTGCGATTAATGCATGGAAAGTTTGAGAGAAAATGAATCTCATTCGGTGTGGGATGATCCATTTCCCCCCTATTTTCCCTTCATGCAAGAAAGCTGTTCTTTTCCTAGGGTgtgccaaacacataaaaggatAAAGTTTCTCTTCCTAATCTTTCCATTCCgcaaaccaaacgaggcctaaaacCATACAAACTACTTACCTATATAAACATTGAGCCAAATttcgagaaaaaaaaatgtatttctttttgttaaggGAAAAAAATGCAAACCGTACCCGACGTTCGTTTCATTGAAACTTCGGTACCTCAATTTTTAAAAACATCACATTAATACATGAGGTTTTGACCCCGACCAAACTTTAGTACCTCCCGTCACTAACGACGTTAGGAGCTCTACGACGTGGTATATATTAAAGGGTATTATTGCCCATTtgtgtttaaattttttttttttttctcaagcattttttcctctctctctctgcaactcTCTCCATCCTTCCCGAACATCCCAAATCCCAGGGATCAAAACCAGCATCACCATGTCATTTGAGATCCGAGAATGGCAGGTGGAATTGCATCTGAAACCGTCTCTCGAAGCTTCTCAGGCCTCCATCCACTGACCTCAAGGCTACCACCATGTGGGGCGTCGTCGCAGGCACCGGGGCTCTTTGGTTCGTTCAGCCCTTTGATTGGTTGAAGAAGACATTTCTAGAGAAGCCAAAGACTCAAGGGCAAAACCCACGCACATGATTCAAGAAGCTCAAAATCACAAACCCCAAATCTCAAAGCACTCAAAAGTCCTATTTttagaggttgaagaagaaggaaagtTCAAAATTAATGGGTTTCACAATGGGTCTCAACTTGTTTCTCTTAATGGCCATGGTCACCACCAACATTTTCTCTCTATATCACCTCTCCTCCACCATCCAATTCCCCAATCAAGCCATCCCGCCCAAAAACCCAGTCCCTGATCACCTCCTCCACTCCATACGTGCCACCATCAACCACCTCACGCGCTGCATCCTCCTCCTTCACCTTCAGACCCTCCTCCGATCTCCTGCTCTACTCCCCTCTCTCCCCAATAGCCTCCTCCTGCCACAACCACCCTAACCTCCTCAACAAGTACATGGaagctataaaaataaaaaataaaaaattcaatggTGGACTGAAGATGTAGGGGCGTTTTCAATGGTGGAGATAACTTGAGTCACTAGTGCTTCTTGTTATGATTCGGAAGAGGGCTGAGTGTCGTTGATGAATGTAGCTACGATGGTGAATGATGGCCAATTGTTCAGGTCCAGAACTGGTAGACGATGCAGAGGACGGtggagagaaggaagagagggagagtgagATGGAATCGTATGCGGTACGTTGTTGGAGTTTGCGAAGACAGTGGAGAGGGAAAGAGAGCAGGAGGAGAGCTCCGATGGCGATGCCAGCACCAACTCGTCGCAGCACATGAACACTACCCGGGGTTCCTCACCTACACTACTCGATCTAAGATCCACTTCTACCTTCATACCTATTAACAATCCACCCCATTCTGTGTAAATTTCAATCGACTCAAGACTGGGTAAAACTTAATTCACCCCAATCTGCAGGGAGGAGGAGGAAATGAAGATCTGgaaagagggaagaagaagataagaaagaaccggggagggagagagagagagagaggaaaaaatgcttaaagaaaaaaataatgaattaaCCATGAAATGATGAAATTACCCTTCAATGTATACCATCTATATGACGTCGTAAAGGAGTTAAAGGCTCCAGGTACTTATGTTGAGTCGGGGAGTAAACATCAGGTACCAATGTGATGTTTTTTAAAGTTGAGGTACCGAAGTTACTAATGAAACAAACGTTGGGTATGGTTcgcatttttttcccttttgttaAACAAAGTAAGGCCATTTTCGGCCATATTCGTCCCTATTCAGAAGGTCAGCCCGGCCCTAATGGGCaagtaagggttagcatatttaaatAGGGCTGGCAAATCCAACCGATCCAAACCAGCCAACCGAGTCCGTCCCGAACCAAGGGATTCGGTTACCGACATTGTGGTACGGTACAACCGTACCGAGATACTGTAATTGGTACGGTATCGGTATTGAATATTAACaaaatacggtataccgtaccgtaccatatatttaatataatatttaattattttaaatatttattatataaTCAATCATAGCCGttgatttttttctgttttattcCATATTAACTAACAACCGTTAGATTAAACtttccaaaccctaatcccaaATACCTCAATCCCTCTCTCAGTCTCTGCCTCTCTCCAGTCTGGACGACTCACCtagtctctcactctctctctctcgaacccgATCGAAAATTGACCTGAGCCTCTGCCTCTCAAACTCTTGGTCCAAACTCCAAACTGGCAAACCCTCAGTCCTAATCCCTCAGTGACTCAGTCCATCTCTCGACCActccctcagtctctctctctctcgaactcGAGCGAGGTTCTGACTTCTGAGCCTCAGTTCGAAGAATCGAATCGCTCGACCCATTCGATTTCATTTCACGTCAAAGCGATTCGATTCACATTAGTCGATCAATTGTTGCAGACTGCTGGTGAGTACGAGCTCGGAGCTTCAATTGTTTTGGATTGTTGAGTTGAGGTCCGAGACTTCGATCTACCCAATTTGTTATATATTATCTTGAGATTTACCAATTTGTTATgggttttaaacttttaatggtttttcttttgtataGGACGAGGGAATTTGTTCATACGGCTGTGTCACGATTCTTGCTCATTGCATTAGGTGCTGGTGTTGGTTTGGGAGTAAATATATTGATATATCCCATTTGGGCTGGTGAGGATCTACACAACTTGGTTCAGACATTTTGAATTTCTGTTCTTTTCCATTAGTCCATTCCCCTGGAATTGTTAAATACTCAATCTTCTTTTGTCTGTTTCGATGATGTTGGTTTGGGAGTAAATATATTGATATATCCCATCTGGGCTGGTGAGGATCTACACAACTTGGTTCAGACATTCTGAATTTCTGTTCTTTTCCATTAGTCCATTCCTCTGGTATTTTTATTATGGCAATATGATGATGCATAGTTCATTGCATTAGTAGAAGTGATATTATACGTATCTTTCTCAAAAAAGTGATATAAACATAttatctttttcctttttactttgtttgaaGATGGCAACCCAAGACtcatttacaattttactttttcAGGTGTTCCAATCTCGAGTTCTCAACAATTCAAGAAATCTTACAATCAAGGCTTAGAAGTTAGAACTGGAGCAACGTAGGAGCATTGCAGTTGGTCGGTTTGGACCTACAGGTCAGTTTCTTCTTCATTGATTGAATTTGCAGAACTGCCAGCATTCTTATTCTTTTCAACTAAAATTGATTTGCAGAAACTTTGAGTCTTTAAGTGAGGCAAGGAGCACAACAAGCTAATATGAAGTGACAATGAGATGAAATTTGAGTCTTTGAATACTTTGTTTTAAACTATTGTCCGCTTTGTTATTGTATGATTC encodes the following:
- the LOC133729411 gene encoding ubiquinol-cytochrome c reductase complex 6.7 kDa protein — encoded protein: MRPPSTDLKATTMWGVVAGTGALWFVQPFDWLKKTFLEKPKTQGQNPRT